The Patescibacteria group bacterium region TGATGCTGCAGCTGCTCTTGCTTGGACAGCTGGTCCAGTTGATAATCTTCCCACAGTTTCAATTACCAATCCTTTGGATGGCTCAACAGTTGTAAGAGTAATAACGATTTCGGCCGATGCTACAGATGATGTAGGTGTTACCCAAGTTGACTTTTATGTTGACGGTGGCTTGATTGGTTCTGATATTGAAAGTCCTTATGAGATTTCCTGGGATTCTACTACTGTTTCTGACGGCAGTCATACCGTTTCTGCCACAGCCATTGATACTGCTTCTCAGACAGCCAGTGATTCAATTAGTGTCTTGGTTGACAATGTTAACGATTCACCAATAGCTAATGCAGGGCCTGATCAATCAGCTTACATAGATGACACGGTTTACTTTGATGGTTCTGGCTCAACTGATGACGGGGAAATTGTCTCTTACGATTGGAACTTTGGCGATGGAGCTACTGCTAGCGGAATCACGGTAGAGCATATTTATGCTGCTGAAGGGGAATATATTGTTACCTTGACCGTAACTGACGATGGCGGGCTTACTTCAAATGATACAGCGATTGTAACTGTAACCACAGTACCAGCCGAATCCACAGAAGTGATCGTTGATTCTATTACTTATATCACCGAGGGCGGAAGGAATGGCGACAAGCACTTGGATACTACTCTTGCACTGGTTGACGATTTCGGTAATTTGGTAAGCAACGCGTCGGTTTCGATTATTTTGGACAACACGACAACAGGAAGTTCCTGGCCTGAGACTGGAACAACTGGTGATGATGGAATAGTGACATTCTCATTGAAAAACGCTCCTTCGGGATGCTATGTGACAACTGTGACTGATGTAATCTTCGGAGATCTTACGTGGGATGGAATAACTCCAGGGAATGAATTATGTAAATAGTCTTTTTATTTCAGAGCTGAACAGAAGCGGAGTCAAATACCTTTGATTGTATGAACAAAGTCCCTCTTAGTAGAGGGGTTTTGTTTTGTTTTTTATTGCTGATATAATTTATAATAATGAAAAAAATATTTCTTTTTTTAATTTCTCTTTTTATTGGAATTGGTATTTTCTTATGGATTGGTAAAATTGTTGGCTGGAGCGAAATAGGGTCTGCTTTCCTTCTTTTCACCGGTACTCACGGCATAATCATTTTTACTTTAACGTTTATTGTAATACTTATTGGCAATAGAAAGTGGCAAGAGATTTTAAGAGCGCAAGATGTTAAAATTTCTTTTTTCGAACTTTTAAAAGCATTTTTAGCAGGTTTTAGCGTAATGTTTTTAGCGCCTGTTCTTGTTTGGGCTGGAGAGATTTTAAGGGGTTATGTCATAAGAAGAAAAAATAAGGTTTCCTGGTCAAAAATAATGGCATCAGTGTTTATTGACAGGGTGCTGGAGTGGACAATTAATTTAATAGTAATTGTTTTAGGAAGCTTTTATTTTCTATATAAAATTGGTTTGCCTTCAAAAAATCTATTAATGATTTTTGGCGGCGTGTTTTTAATATTTTTTTCAGCAATTGCATATTTCTATTTCAAGATTTCAAAAAAAGAAAGCATTGTTAAGTTCCTTTTTAAAATTACTGGCTTTAAAAAACATAGTAAAAACAATCTTTTTTTTGAAGCTGAAAAAGAGATTTTTGATTTTTTCAAATGGCAAAATAAATTTATGCAAAAAAGCTTTTTATTGTCATTCCTGCGGGCAGGAGTAATGTGCTTGAGAGCCTGGGTTTTAGTTCTTTTTTTAGGGAAAAATATTGAAGTTCTGTCAGCGTTTTCTCTTTTAGGTTTTACATATCTTGCAGCAATGATTCCGATTCCTACAGCCTTAGGTTCTCATGAAGCAATCCAAACTTTTGCTTTTAAATCTTTAGGATTAACTCTATCGTCCGCAACTGCCTTTACAATGATAATCAGGGGAGCAGAGTTATTGGTGGCTTTACTTGGAATTATGATGGTACTTAGAGTTGGAATAGGTTTTTTTAAAAATATATTTTTTAAAGAAGTTGAAGAAGCAGGGGAGTTTATTACTGAAAATGATGTATAATTAACTATATGTCAACACCTATAAATAAGATTATCAAGACTTTAATAGTTAGTGATCTTGTAATGGCTGCTGGTTGGGGTTTTGTTGGACCTGTTTTTGCTATATTTATTATGCAAAACATTGCAGTTGATAGTATTGCTCATGCTGCTCAGGTCGCTGGCTTTGCGTCATTGACTTATTGGATGTTGAAATCAATTCTGCAGATTCCAATTGGGAGGTACTTAGATAAAAACCATGGTGAGCAAGATGATTTCTGGTTTATGTTTTTTGGAACATTTTTAAGCGGTTTTGTCCCTTTCATATTCATGATTTCTTCAGAACCTTTACATATTTATATTGCTCAGTGTGTTCAGGCTGTTGCAATGGCAATGGTAATACCTTCTTGGTCAGCTGTGTTTACAAGACATATTGATAAAGGAGAAGAAGCATATGAATGGGGATTAAGGAGTACAAGCTTAGGCTTTGGTTCAGGAATTGCTGGAGCTACGGGTGGAATTTTGGTTGCAGTGTTTGGTTTTAAAATCGTTTTTATTCTAGTGAGCGCATTCACTTTTATCTCAGCCCTGCTTTTGTTAATCATTAAAAGTGATGTTGCTCCGCATAATAAGGTTCTTCCAATAGTTCCTCGTTCTAGATTACCATTTTAAGAGTCATGAAAAATCAGGAAATTGCTAAAATATTTTATAAAATTTCAGAGTATTTAGAAATGGATGAAGTTGCTTTTAGGCCTTATGCTTATAATAGAGCAGCCTTGACTTTAGATAATTTAGATCAGAACATAGAAGAGATTTATAAAGAAAAAGGACTCAAAGGTTTAAAAGAAATTCCAGGAATAGGAGAACATCTTGCTTTAAAGATTGAGGAATATTTAAAAACTGGAAAAATTAAGTATTATGAAAAATTAAAAAAGGAATCACCTATTGATGTGAGTAGCCTTACTGCTATTGAGAGCTTGGGTCCTAAAAAAATTAAAACCCTATATCAGAAATTAGGGATTAGAAATGTAAAGCAGCTGGAAAAAGCAGCAAAAGCGCATAAAATAGCGCCTCTTTTTGGTTTTGGGGAGAAAACTGAACAAAACATCTTGCAAGGCATTGAATTTTTAAAAAAAGAAAAAGGAAGATTTCTTTTAGCAGAAATATTGCCGACAGCCCAGGATATTTATAAAAAATTAAAAAAATTAAAAGAAGTTGAAAAAATTGATATAGTCGGTTCTTTAAAAAGAATGAGAGAGACAATAAGAGATGTTGATATTTTAGTGGCCTCTAAAAGACCAAAGAAAGTAATGGATTTTTTTATAACTTTGGACGGGATTGAAAAAGTATGGAGTAAAGGAACAACCAAGGCTTCGATAAGAATGAAGGAGGGTTTTGATGTTGATATTAGAGTAGTTCCTAGAGATAGCTATGGTTCAGCACTGCAGTATTTTATTGGTTCAAAAGAGCACAATATTGCAACTAGAAAAATTGCAATAAAAAAAGGATTAAAATTAAATGAATACGGTTTATTTAAAGGAAGAAAGAAAATTGCAGGAAAAGATGAAAAACAGATTTATGAGTTATTGGGTATGGCATGGGTTCCTCCTGAAATGAGAGAAAATCAAGGCGAAATTGAATTGGCCTTAAAAGATAAACTTCCAGAACTTATTGAATTAAAAGATATTAAAGGAGATTTGCATTGCCATTCTGATTGGAATGGTGGTGAAAATTCAATACTGGAAATGGCAAAAAAAGCAATTAGTTTAGAATATCAATACATTGGCATTTCAGACCACACTAAATTTTTGAGAATTGAAAATGGTTTAAATGAAAAGCAATTACTAAAACAAAGAAAAGAAATAGATAGATTAAATGAAAAATTTAAAAGGAAAAAATCAAAATTCAGAATTCTACAAGGTGCTGAAACAAATATTTTAAAAGACGGATCAATTGACATTAAAGATGAAGCACTAGAAAAATTAGATTATGTTATTGCTGGAATTCATTCAAGTTTTAAAATGAAAAAAGATGAAATGACAGATAGAATGATCAAAGCAATGAAAAATCCGCACATTGATATTATTTCTCATCCTACAGGCAGGCTTCTTAAAAAAAGAGAGCAATATGAAATTGATTTTGATAAAATTATTAAAACTGCAAAAGAATATGGTGTTATTCTAGAAATTAATTCACATCCTGTTAGGCTGGACTTAAATGGTCAAAATATTAGAAGATGCAAAAAAGCTGGGGTTAAAATGGTTATTAATGCAGATTCTCATCACAGGAGTCACATGAGATATGTGGAATTAGGAGTTGCCCAGGCGCGTCGTGGTTGGGCAGAGAAAAAAGACATTATTAATGCTCGGCCTTTAAATAAATTGCTGGAATATTTCAAATAATATGCCAACAGAGAGATCAGCCGGCGCAATAATTTTTAGAAAAGAAAAAGGCAGTATATATTACCTTGTTTTACATTATGAGGTGGGCCATTGGGATTTTGTAAAAGGAAAAATCGAAGATGACGAAGAAATGAAACAAACGATTATTAGGGAAACAGAAGAAGAGGCAGGCATTAATGATCTTGAATTTATTAATGAGTTTGAAGAGAAAATTGAATATTTTTTTAAGCGGAATAACAAAACAATTTTTAAAATTGTCATATTCTTTTTAGCTGAAACTAAAATTGGGAAAGTAAAACTTTCTCATGAGCACATTGATTTCAAGTGGTTAAATTA contains the following coding sequences:
- the polX gene encoding DNA polymerase/3'-5' exonuclease PolX; translation: MKNQEIAKIFYKISEYLEMDEVAFRPYAYNRAALTLDNLDQNIEEIYKEKGLKGLKEIPGIGEHLALKIEEYLKTGKIKYYEKLKKESPIDVSSLTAIESLGPKKIKTLYQKLGIRNVKQLEKAAKAHKIAPLFGFGEKTEQNILQGIEFLKKEKGRFLLAEILPTAQDIYKKLKKLKEVEKIDIVGSLKRMRETIRDVDILVASKRPKKVMDFFITLDGIEKVWSKGTTKASIRMKEGFDVDIRVVPRDSYGSALQYFIGSKEHNIATRKIAIKKGLKLNEYGLFKGRKKIAGKDEKQIYELLGMAWVPPEMRENQGEIELALKDKLPELIELKDIKGDLHCHSDWNGGENSILEMAKKAISLEYQYIGISDHTKFLRIENGLNEKQLLKQRKEIDRLNEKFKRKKSKFRILQGAETNILKDGSIDIKDEALEKLDYVIAGIHSSFKMKKDEMTDRMIKAMKNPHIDIISHPTGRLLKKREQYEIDFDKIIKTAKEYGVILEINSHPVRLDLNGQNIRRCKKAGVKMVINADSHHRSHMRYVELGVAQARRGWAEKKDIINARPLNKLLEYFK
- a CDS encoding MFS transporter — translated: MSTPINKIIKTLIVSDLVMAAGWGFVGPVFAIFIMQNIAVDSIAHAAQVAGFASLTYWMLKSILQIPIGRYLDKNHGEQDDFWFMFFGTFLSGFVPFIFMISSEPLHIYIAQCVQAVAMAMVIPSWSAVFTRHIDKGEEAYEWGLRSTSLGFGSGIAGATGGILVAVFGFKIVFILVSAFTFISALLLLIIKSDVAPHNKVLPIVPRSRLPF
- a CDS encoding flippase-like domain-containing protein; this encodes MKKIFLFLISLFIGIGIFLWIGKIVGWSEIGSAFLLFTGTHGIIIFTLTFIVILIGNRKWQEILRAQDVKISFFELLKAFLAGFSVMFLAPVLVWAGEILRGYVIRRKNKVSWSKIMASVFIDRVLEWTINLIVIVLGSFYFLYKIGLPSKNLLMIFGGVFLIFFSAIAYFYFKISKKESIVKFLFKITGFKKHSKNNLFFEAEKEIFDFFKWQNKFMQKSFLLSFLRAGVMCLRAWVLVLFLGKNIEVLSAFSLLGFTYLAAMIPIPTALGSHEAIQTFAFKSLGLTLSSATAFTMIIRGAELLVALLGIMMVLRVGIGFFKNIFFKEVEEAGEFITENDV
- a CDS encoding bis(5'-nucleosyl)-tetraphosphatase; its protein translation is MPTERSAGAIIFRKEKGSIYYLVLHYEVGHWDFVKGKIEDDEEMKQTIIRETEEEAGINDLEFINEFEEKIEYFFKRNNKTIFKIVIFFLAETKIGKVKLSHEHIDFKWLNYEQALNKLTFDNAKNVLKKANELIKL